CTGTAGTGTCCACACAGAGAACGGGCTTGGGCATGACCAGCAGCCAGCCCCATGTGGCATAGGGCGGGGGTCTGCAAACTGCGGCCCGCGGACCAAATCCAGCCTGCTGCGTTCCGCGCGGACCTTTGCTGGCACCCAGCCGCATTCGCTTGGCCACgtactgtctatggctgctttcacgctGCAGAAGCAGCGCTGAGCAGTTGTGACCGGGGTCCTCTGGCTCGCAAAGCTTAAAGTACTTCctgtctggccttttacagaaaatatcTGCCAGCCTCAGACTTCCTGGGCTTGAGCCCCTGGCtctgtgcttcctctctccctgcctgtctctgCCCTGCAAAACAGATTACGAGGATCCCCCCCGATGGGGTCATGAACAGCACGGATGGCAATAACATACGGGCATGTGGCACGGAGCCCGGAGCAGGGGACCGGCACCCGTGGGTCTACCCTCCATGCGGCGCGAGTGGGGTTCTAAAATGGagctaatggggcgcctgggtggcgcagtcggttaagcgtccgacttcagcccggtcacgatctcgtggtctgtgagttcaagccccgcgtcaggctctgggctgatggctcggagcctggagcctgtttccgattctgtgtctccctctctctctgcccctcccccgttcatgctctgtctctctctgtcccaaaaataaataaaaaacgttgaaaaaaaaaaattttaaatggagcTAATACCCCCTCCCTGGTGACCACTGTGGGCAGCCCCTCCCCTCAAGCGTGTGTGTGGGGGTGCTGTGAGTGCCGGTGGGGTGCCTACTCCTAATGCGATTAGGTTATTTTGACGATAAGGAAGAAGGATTCTGTAGATGTGACGAGAGTCCCCAAGTCGGCGGACCTCTGGTTCACCTAAAGAGACATCACGCTGGGTTAGCCTGACCTGACTGGATGAGCTGCGAAGGGAACAGGAATTTTCtgcaagaaaaaaactggaagtgTGGGACAGGTTTCCCTGCTGGCCTGGAAGGAGCAAACTGCCCCACTGTGGACAGAGTCCTGGGTGAGCCAAGTGTCCTGGACACCTGCAGCAGAACACGGGGACTCCAGTCCTGCAGCCATGAGGAACTGAGTTCTACCAGCAACCAGCAGGCTTGGAGGAAGGCCCTGGGCCTGAGGTAAGAGGCTCTAAGCCCCCCCCTTGACCGCAGCCTGTGAGAGACCTTGGGCCCAGGGCACCCAGACTCTGGACGCACACCACGAGGTGATAAATTCGTGTTGTCCAAGCTGCTGAACTGGTGGCGGTTTGCTATGGAGGGCGGAAAACCAGGACAgacaccccaaaaaacaagagctgCATCTCGTTCGTAAGTCCGAGAGCCAGCATGGCACGGACGGGGCGGACGTCTATTTGGGTTCAAATTCTCTCTGCTGCCGGCTACGCACACTTGCATGCgctgtgttttattatttttttttatttttattttttaacatttatttattttggagacagggagagacagcatgaacgggggagggtcagagagagagggagacacagaacccgaaacaggctccaggctccgagctgtcagcacagagcccgacgcggggctcgaactcacggaccgcgagatcgtgacctgagccgaagtcggccgcttgaccgactgagccccccaggcgccccatcatgtgCTGTGTTCTAACCCTGCTGACGCCACCCGATCATCCGTGAGAAGGGATCCGGCTCGCTGTCTCATGAGATAAACTGAAGACCAAGAGGCAGCTGAGTAAACGAAATGTTGGTTCAAGTGCTCGCTGCTGTCAGGAACGATGCAAAGCACCCCCGTGACCCTTTACTCCTTCCCCGCTGCCGCCCGCcgaggaggtggagaaacagCTTTGGGTGACAAATGAAGAAGCCGGGGCTTGGAGCCACGCCGTCTGGCTCCAGAACCCAGAGGCTAGGCCGGGCAGCCACCATACCCAGGCCACACTGCCTACGCGCACGAGCGACACTGGGCCTCGCTCCTGCCCTCTCCGTACCAGGTTCCAGATGCAGAGGTCATCGGCGTGTTCACATGCATAAAGCTGGGGGCTGTGACAGGTGATACCAGAGGCTTACACCCAAGGGGCATGGCCTGGGGAGGAgactcagggaaggcttcccggagCAAGAACCTTGAGCTGAGAGCAGGAAAAGGACTCTGAGGTTAACCTGGCGTTAAACAGACCGCAGACGGAGTCACCTGTGCCAAGTGGACACCACCACACGGAGACAGTTTCGGCAGTAACTTCAACCAGTCAGTCTGGAATTTCCCCGCCAGCACCAAGTGAGGCCATCTTCCCGGTGGACCCCCAGCCATCccccaaaggaaggtgacctCCCCTGAAACAATCCACTCTTTCCCGCCTACAAAAAACCTTCTGTTTGCTACAGCCTCTCCGCTCCCTTCCGTCTGCTAGATGGGTCGCTGCCTGACTCACGGATTGTTGAGGAAAGCCAACAGATCGTTAAAACTCCCTCAGTTGAGGTCTTGTGCTTTAACACGGGTAACAAGCTGGCCTGGGAGGAGCACTCCAGGCAAAGGAAGCGTACACCTCACGTCCCTGTGGTAGTTGAGGGCTCCACGTGCCACGGAGAGGTACGAAAGGCTGTCCTTTACCCTAAGCCAGCGCGGGGCCTGGAAGAACTGAGCAGCAAACACGGAGATTCAACCTGTTTCTAACGGGTCTCCGTGGCCCACTCTTAGAGATCGGCTGTAGGGGCAGTGGTCTCCACCGGGGAGATGTCTGGCTTGCTTGTCAAAACGAAGGGATGCTCCCGGCACCTGGTGGCACCTAGGGGTGCTGCTCAACACCCCAGGGTGCCCAGGGCAGCCCTCACAACCGAAAACCATGTGGCCCCAATGTCACCGGTGCGGCGCCTGAGGAACCTGGTGTAGGGGGATCGGCGAGGGGCTGCGACCGCTGCCCGGGACGGGCTCGGAGAGAGAGCACCGCACAGGAGGCAAGCCGGGAATCCCAGTCCCGGCTGCAACTCTGCGCCTCTAGGTGGTTGGGACCCGttcccgtgcctcagtttccccacgttAGAAGGCTGGTTCGAGTTATCCGAGCAAAGTGCTCAAAGCGGTGCCCAGGCATCAGCCACCATTCTCGCCTCGGCCCTCACTCACCCTAAACCGTTTAGGGCGTGGGGGCGGCGGGCTCTCACCTTCGCGGCCTCCCTGAAACTTCACCCGGATCGTCTTGTCGATGTACTTAGATAAGTCCAAGatgctctcttttttcttcttctctttgtcctGCAGGGGAAGCAGAGCGCGTGAGGCGCAGAGCGCCGACGGGTCCCACGCCGCCCGCCCAGCCGGCCCTGCCGCGCGCTCACCGCCATCTTGCCGCACCGCGCCGCTCGGCGCAGGCGCTGCCGCCGCGCCCTTTGACCCTGCCCTCGCGCGCAGGCGCGGAGCACACAGGGCGCAGGCGCGCCCAGGAGCGACGGGGCGTTGCTGGGAAACATCTGCCGACGCCTGCGGACCGGCCGacatggcggcggcggcggcggcggcggcggtgctGGCGCGGCTCGCGGCGGCCTTCCTGCTCCTCGCGGCCCAGGTGAGGCTGCGTCGGCCCCGCCGGCCCCGCCGGCTGCGGCACCCGGGCCCTCTGCCCCGGCCCCGCGCAAGCCCCGACTGGTCTGGCCTGGGGGCCCGCCTCGGGTTTGCGCGCCTCCAGCGCGGGTGGCCCGCGGGCCCGGAGCTCGGCCGTGACCTTGCGGGTCTGTCCCCGGCCAGCCTCTCTTTCCTGCCTTGGAGCCTTCCCCAGCTGCAGCGTCACTCAGCTGTGCCGGGGCCTGAAGTTTGGGAATTCCCTTACCCCCTCAGGCCCTGCTCTGTCTCGAGGTCTCCAACCGCCGCCGGGGGCGCCGCTGCCTGGCCCCGTGGCCTTGGGCAGGGGGCTGCccctccccgagcctcagtttccccttgcGCGCGTTGTTAGCGCCCACCCCCGTGGTTGCGGTGAGCCGTCCAACGCGGCACCCAGTGCCTGACTGTGTCCGGGAGCGGCAAGGGGCCCATCCTGGGAGTGGGGTCGAATCGCCGCCCTGCATTTTGtcccgtgaccttgggcaagggaGGTTCCCTCTTTGGCCGTCTGTTGCTCTTCtgcaaaaggaagagaggagcaCAGCGAGGATTGAGCGAGATGATGCATGGGGTGATTTACGTGCGGCGTGCATCTTCTTGGGCACTTAAGTGAAGGGTCTCCCCGGGGAGTGGGGGACCTGCCATGAGCCGGCTGATGTACATTATCATAAGcgccttttttattttcaagtcctCTCTTCCCTGGGTTATGCAGTTCAGGGAATGGTGTCCCTACAGCCCTGCACCCACAGCCATTAACCTTGATGTATCCCAGCCCACCACCTCCACCGTATCTCCTGGTGGCCAGTGTTCTCTCTGTGGTCACTTTCGTCTCCCGCATTCTCCAATCCATCCTGGACACAGCAGGAGTGACCTCTTTGAAAGTGTGTCAGGTCTCGTGGCATCCAGATGAGAGCCTTCCCACGGCTTTCAGTGCATTTGGGAGGCCTCTGTGGTTTGGCTGCTTGGGAAGaaacttcctctccttttctatttGCGGAGGGCACTCAGTTCTCTGGTCTTCCCCGTTTCTCTGGGATGCCCCTGGTCATCCTTGTGGTCTCAGCTTGCTtgttcttccctcctccccagagacGCTCTCTGGgacgccccctccccagcccccagcactcCTCCTGATGCTGCTTGCTCATTTTCTTGTCTGAGCAagctgagggcagggactttgagCTCTCCAGACATTTTGAAGGAGAACAAAGTGAGAAGTGGACAAAGGGCAATGGGAGCACCATGGAGAGAGGGACCTGGTTTGCTTGGGGAGGCTTTTCAGAAGCAGAGGCACCTAAAGGGTGTTCTGAAGGGTGGATAAGAGTTtgccaggtctctctctctctctctctccatctctctttgtctctctctctctctctctctctcacacacacacacacacacatacgcacacaccaaaaaaaaaaaaaagtccacgctcctggataggaagaacaaatattgttaaaatgtcgctaactaccgaaagcaatctacatattcaatgcattACCTATCagaataacaccagcattcttcatggagctagaacaaacaatcctacaatttgtacggaaccagaagagaccccgaatagccaacgcaatcctaaaaaagaaaactaaggctggaggcatcacaatcccagacttcaagctgtattacaaagctgtagtcatcaagacagtatggtactgggacaaaaacagacacttagatcaatggaacagaatagagaacccagaaatggacccacagacgtatggccaactaacctttgacaaagcaggaaagaatatccagtggaataaagacagtctcttcagcaagtggtgctgggaaaactggacggcgacaggcagaaaaatgaacctggaccgctttcttaaacgagacacaaaaataaactcaaaatggatgacagacctaaacgtaagacaggaagccatcaaaatctgaggagaaagcaggcaaaaacctctttgatcttggccgcagcaacttcttactcaacactgGAGAcccttgtctccagaggcaagggaaacaaaagcaaaaatgaactactgggacctcatccaaataaaaagcttctgcatagcgaagGAAACGATCAGGAAAACTGAAAGgcagctgacagaatgggaaaagatatttgcaaatgacatatcagataaagggttagtatccaaaatctataaagaacttatcaaactcaacacccaaaaaacaaataatccatggGCGAAAGACCAGTCTTTTCTGAACAGACACTTCTGagcagacacttctccaaagaagacaaccagatggccaactgacacatgaaaaaatgctccacatcactcatcatcagggaaatacaaatcaaaaccacaaggagataccacctcacccctgtcagaatggctaacattaacaactcaggcaacacagatgttggcgaggatgcagacgaagaggatctcttttgcactgctggtgggaaacagccactccggaaaacagtctGGAGCTTCCTCAAGaaacgaaaaatagaactaccctacaacccagcaattgcactactaggcatttatccacgggatacaggtgtgctgtttcgaagggacacttgcacccctgtgtttatagcagccctatcaacaatagccaaagtatggaaagagcccaaatgttcattgacggatgaatgggtaaagaagatgtggtatatatatacaatggagtattactcagcagtcaagaagaatgaaagcttgccatttgcaacaatgtggatagaactagagtgtattatgctaagtgaaattagtgagagaaagacaaatatgtgacTTCGCTcgtggaagggaagcaaaaataatataaatacagggagggggacaaaatagaagactttttttttttaatgtttatttttgagagagacagagacagagtagaagcggggtggggcagagagagagacacaggatctgaagcaggctccaggctctgacctgtctgcacagagcctgacgtggggttcgaactcaagaaccgtgagatcatgacctgggcccaagtcagacgcttaaccaactgagccacttaagcGCCCCAAgggactcttaaagatagagaacaaactgagggctgctggaggggttgccGGTGGGGGGATGCGCTAAGTGggcgaggggcattaaggaggacacttgttgggatgagcgctcagtgttatacgtaggggatgagtcactgaattctactgaaatcattgcactatatgctaactaacttggatgcaaattaaaaataaatatattatttaaaaaaaacggGGAAGATAAAAGCCGAAGCAAATGTGACAAAATATTAAAGTGagttgaggggcgtctgggtggctcagttggttaagcgtctagcttgg
The Panthera uncia isolate 11264 chromosome A2, Puncia_PCG_1.0, whole genome shotgun sequence genome window above contains:
- the LSM7 gene encoding U6 snRNA-associated Sm-like protein LSm7, with amino-acid sequence MFPSNAPSLLGAPAPCVLRACARGQGQRARRQRLRRAARCGKMADKEKKKKESILDLSKYIDKTIRVKFQGGREASGILKGFDPLLNLVLDGTVEYMRDPDDQYKLTEDTRQLGLVVCRGTSVVLICPQDGMEAIPNPFIQQQDA